From a single Lolium rigidum isolate FL_2022 chromosome 7, APGP_CSIRO_Lrig_0.1, whole genome shotgun sequence genomic region:
- the LOC124675013 gene encoding DDRGK domain-containing protein 1 isoform X2, whose translation MDDAGGILAAVVCALIVFAIFPLLLWRRRSDAATAAGDNHRLPPQPLEGERVVRGGAAARRMRRRPAAASSSAASTSRDDDEGETDEEDVQENNNVRRRSKKKEKKRQEREEQRQDDDEAPPPPVDSRKAKQDRYDAMRRKKDEEREAQERLLEQQALARKAKEEEAAALEFEKWKEAFSVDAEGTTESETQDDGQGLLHNFVEYIKKQKCVPLEDLAGEFGMRTQDCINRIITLEGMDRLSGVMDDRGKFIYISIEEMQAVADYIRKHGRVSISHLANNSNQFIDLEPKPVYEENDESHHQDESGPPQAQTQIPAESS comes from the exons ATGGACGACGCCGGCGGGATCTTGGCCGCCGTCGTGTGCGCGCTGATAGTCTTCGCcatcttccccctcctcctctggcGCCGCCGCTCCGATGCCGCCACCGCTGCCGGCGACAACCACCGCCTCCCGCCTCAGCCACTAGAG GGTGAACGGGTGGTGCGTGGCGGCGCTGCAGCGCGCCGCATGCGTAGGAGGCCCGCAGCGGCGAGCTCTTCGGCAGCATCCACCAGCCGTGATG ATGACGAGGGTGAGACTGACGAGGAGGACGTCCAGGAGAATAACAATGTCCGCAGACGctccaagaagaaggagaagaaaaggcaAGAGAGAGAGGAGCAGCGTCAG GATGATGAtgaagcgccgccaccaccagttGATTCAAGGAAAGCTAAACAAGATCGTTATGATGCAATGAGAAGGAAGAAGGATGAGGAGCGTGAGGCCCAAGAGAGATTATTG GAACAACAAGCACTGGCACGGAAAGCCAAGGAAGAGGAGGCTGCTGCTCTGGAATTTGAGAAATGGAAAGAGGCATTTTCAGTTGATGCTGAAGGGACAACTGAAAGCGAGACACAAGATGATGGCCAGGGCCTGCTCCACAATTTTGTGGAGTACATCAAG AAGCAGAAGTGTGTTCCGCTAGAGGACCTTGCTGGAGAGTTTGGAATGCGAACCCAG GACTGTATCAACCGAATTATTACACTTGAAGGCATGG ATAGATTATCTGGCGTGATGGATGATCGTGGGAAGTTCATATACATATCCATCGAGGAGATGCAGGCTGTTGCAGATTACATCAGGAAACACGGGAGGGTGAGCATATCACATTTGGCCAACAACTCGAACCAATTCATCGATCTGGAGCCAAAGCCTGTGTACGAGGAGAATGATGAGAGCCATCATCAAGATGAAAGCGGGCCCCCGCAGGCGCAGACCCAGATCCCCGCTGAGAGCTCGTGA
- the LOC124675013 gene encoding DDRGK domain-containing protein 1 isoform X1, protein MDDAGGILAAVVCALIVFAIFPLLLWRRRSDAATAAGDNHRLPPQPLEGERVVRGGAAARRMRRRPAAASSSAASTSRDVADDEGETDEEDVQENNNVRRRSKKKEKKRQEREEQRQDDDEAPPPPVDSRKAKQDRYDAMRRKKDEEREAQERLLEQQALARKAKEEEAAALEFEKWKEAFSVDAEGTTESETQDDGQGLLHNFVEYIKKQKCVPLEDLAGEFGMRTQDCINRIITLEGMDRLSGVMDDRGKFIYISIEEMQAVADYIRKHGRVSISHLANNSNQFIDLEPKPVYEENDESHHQDESGPPQAQTQIPAESS, encoded by the exons ATGGACGACGCCGGCGGGATCTTGGCCGCCGTCGTGTGCGCGCTGATAGTCTTCGCcatcttccccctcctcctctggcGCCGCCGCTCCGATGCCGCCACCGCTGCCGGCGACAACCACCGCCTCCCGCCTCAGCCACTAGAG GGTGAACGGGTGGTGCGTGGCGGCGCTGCAGCGCGCCGCATGCGTAGGAGGCCCGCAGCGGCGAGCTCTTCGGCAGCATCCACCAGCCGTGATG TTGCAGATGACGAGGGTGAGACTGACGAGGAGGACGTCCAGGAGAATAACAATGTCCGCAGACGctccaagaagaaggagaagaaaaggcaAGAGAGAGAGGAGCAGCGTCAG GATGATGAtgaagcgccgccaccaccagttGATTCAAGGAAAGCTAAACAAGATCGTTATGATGCAATGAGAAGGAAGAAGGATGAGGAGCGTGAGGCCCAAGAGAGATTATTG GAACAACAAGCACTGGCACGGAAAGCCAAGGAAGAGGAGGCTGCTGCTCTGGAATTTGAGAAATGGAAAGAGGCATTTTCAGTTGATGCTGAAGGGACAACTGAAAGCGAGACACAAGATGATGGCCAGGGCCTGCTCCACAATTTTGTGGAGTACATCAAG AAGCAGAAGTGTGTTCCGCTAGAGGACCTTGCTGGAGAGTTTGGAATGCGAACCCAG GACTGTATCAACCGAATTATTACACTTGAAGGCATGG ATAGATTATCTGGCGTGATGGATGATCGTGGGAAGTTCATATACATATCCATCGAGGAGATGCAGGCTGTTGCAGATTACATCAGGAAACACGGGAGGGTGAGCATATCACATTTGGCCAACAACTCGAACCAATTCATCGATCTGGAGCCAAAGCCTGTGTACGAGGAGAATGATGAGAGCCATCATCAAGATGAAAGCGGGCCCCCGCAGGCGCAGACCCAGATCCCCGCTGAGAGCTCGTGA